One segment of Hippopotamus amphibius kiboko isolate mHipAmp2 chromosome 2, mHipAmp2.hap2, whole genome shotgun sequence DNA contains the following:
- the NOL8 gene encoding nucleolar protein 8 isoform X6: MKADRETKRLFVGGLSRNISEADLQNQFSRFGEVSDVEIITRKDDQGNPQKVFAYINIRVAEADLKKCMSILNKTKWKGGTLQIQLAKESFLHRLAQEREEAKAKKGKSTTGNTNSLEKMGVVDFHVKAVPGTEVPGHKNWVVSKFGRVLPVLHLKNQYKRKIIKYDPSKYCHNLKKIGEDFTDAIPVSSLTWELEGGSDPMSKKRRGEFSDFHSPAKKIIKVQKNEGSAASLALSPKPSSIMESPHLLQRTAQKTLHEPITPKSPRVPDSDSQKLKNVFFQTFGLETTENRNSMSDDDIDSEDELRLMIAREENLEKTTWSSVNESENDPFEVVRDDFKSDFHRFHTSTGLGIKNNVSCLTSKDNIMGNDCDSDSGDTDEIIAMKKHSGKIKNSIEFSQTEKYVHKKTYLKNGEKCDLSDDCIKVQKRKNKVEIALSHAVRPLNRKSLIESSSSEDADSVSESTESEGDTEYNTMMKNCLHVSLTLADLEQLAGSNQEVPKEDTESSGQETTTKCDRASKRHRTLGGLHKVQQCIHPEEIVASLLEGEEDTHGKQRAKENTLKPKFQAFKGVGCLYGKESVKKSLKESVASNNISKDRNSLKLEDPRNTSMGKLSLNANGPSSKLSPFQHAKKANDSNQIQPQEGQSTFESQGHKVVFPSSSEKRNGNPVSSPLPLKDKKSLSLGVKTPRRGFDEDWTGKLGESSEKRCDLCSCKAPEPSPEVSGSDPQGSKTDVPLSVNSSSDKHAKDKHAEDNQKRLAAVEARQKAKEAQKKLVHSALANLDGHPEDKPTHIVFGSSSESEAEETSTREQSHPGEKLVKESSGKLFDSSDDEESGSEDDSNRFRIKPQFEGRAGQKLMGLQSHFGTDDRFRMDSRFLESDNEEEQGEINEKKTAEEEELAAEKLKALNVVHSVLHISLSNSTSKGSVAAKKFKDIIRYDPTRHDHATYERKRDDKPKERFKTNIPNYKRYH, from the exons GtatgtctattttaaataaaacaaaatggaaaggtgGAACACTACAGATTCAGCTGGCAAAGGAAAGCTTTTTGCACAG GTTGGCccaagagagagaagaggcaaaagcaaagaaaggaaaatcaacaacAGGCAACACCAACTCGTTAGAAAAGATGGGAGTGGTGGATTTCCATGTGAAAGCTGTGCCAGGGACAGAAGTACCAGGGCACAAA aattggGTTGTGAGTAAATTTGGAAGAGTCTTACCTGTCCTTCACCTGAAGAATCAATATAAACGTAAA ATCATAAAGTATGATCCCTCAAAATACTGCCACAACTTAAAGAAGATAGGGGAGGATTTCACAGATGCTATCCCTGTATCCAGCCTCACTTGGGAATTGGAAGGAGGGAGTGATCCAATGAGTAAGAAACGGCGAGGAGAATTCTCTGACTTTCACAGCCCTGCCAAGAAGATAATAAAAGTGCAGAAAAATGAGGGTTCCGCCGCATCTCTGGCTTTGAGTCCAAAACCTAGTAGCATAATGGAGAGTCCACACTTACTACAACGGACTGCACAAAAAACACTTCATGAGCCCATTACTCCTAAATCACCCCGTGTACCTGATTCTGATAGTCagaaacttaaaaatgtattttttcagacTTTTGGATTAGAAACTACCGAAAACAGAAATAGCATGTCTGATGATGATATTGATTCTGAAGACGAATTAAGACTAATGATTGCAAGAGAGGAAAACTTAGAGAAAACTACATGGTCCTCAGTAAATGAATCTGAAAATGATCCCTTTGAAGTTGTCAGAGAtgattttaaatcagattttcacAGATTTCATACTTCAACAGGTTTAGGCATCAAAAATAATGTCTCTTGCCTCACTAGTAAAGATAATATTATGGGAAACGATTGTGACTCTGATTCAGGAGATACAGATGAAATCATTGCAATGAAAAAACATTCTGGTAAGATCAAAAACAGTATAGAATTTTCACAAACGGAAAAGTATGTGCacaagaaaacttatttgaaaaatggggaaaagtgtGATCTTTCTGATGATTGTAttaaagtacaaaaaagaaaaaacaaagtagagATAGCCCTCAGTCATGCAGTTAGGCCTCTTAATCGTAAATCTCTGATTGAGTCCAGTAGCAGTGAAGATGCTGATTCTGTATCAGAATCAACTGAGTCTGAAGGAGATACAGAGTATAACACCATGATGAAAAACTGTCTCCATGTGAGTCTCACTTTAGCTGATTTGGAACAGTTGGCTGGCAGTAACCAGGAGGTGCCAAAAGAAGATACTGAGAGCAGTGGCCAGGAAACCACCACCAAGTGTGACAGGGCCTCCAAGAGGCACAGGACTCTGGGTGGCCTCCACAAAGTCCAACAGTGTATTCATCCTGAGGAGATTGTGGCTTCCCTTTTAGAAGGAGAAGAGGACACACATGGAAAACAGAGAGCaaaggaaaatactttaaaaccAAAATTCCAGGCTTTCAAGGGAGTGGGCTGTCTCTATGGAAAGGAATCGGTGAAAAAATCCTTGAAAGAGAGTGTTGCCTCTAACAATATTAGTAAAGATCGTAATTCTTTGAAACTTGAGGATCCCAGGAACACGTCCATGGGAAAACTGTCCCTGAATGCTAATGGCCCATCAAGTAAACTGTCTCCTTTCCAACATGCAAAGAAGGCAAATGACTCAAACCAAATTCAGCCTCAAGAGGGACAGTCTACTTTTGAGAGCCAGGGCCACAAGGTAGTGTTCCCTAGCAGTTCCGAAAAGCGAAATGGAAATCCTGTTTCTAGTCCGTTGCCACTAAAAGATAAGAAATCTTTAAGTCTTGGTGTCAAGACTCCCAGGAGAGGTTTTGATGAAGACTGGACTGGAAAGTTAGGAGAGAGCTCCGAAAAGAGGTGTGATCTGTGCAGCTGCAAGGCCCCTGAGCCATCACCAGAGGTCTCTGGAAGCGACCCTCAGGGAAGCAAAACTGACGTCCCCCTTTCTGTTAATAGTTCATCAGACAAGCATGCTAAGGATAAGCATGCTGAAGATAACCAGAAGCGCCTGGCAGCCGTAGAGGCGAGGCAGAAAGCAAAGGAAGCACAGAAGAAGCTGGTTCACAGTGCTCTGGCAAATTTG GATGGTCATCCAGAGGACAAGCCAACACACATCGTCTTTGGTTCCAGCAGTGAAAGTGAAGCAGAGGAGACATCCACTCGTGAGCAAAGCCATCCAGGAGAGAAACTGGTAAAA GAGTCCTCTGGGAAGCTCTTTGACAGCAGCGATGATGAGGAATCTGGTTCCGAAGATGACAGCAACAGGTTCAGAATTAAACCTCAGTTTGAGGGCAGGGCTGGACAGAAG CTCATGGGTTTGCAGTCCCACTTTGGCACTGATGACAGATTTCGCATGGACTCCCGATTTCTAGAAAGCGATAATGAAGAGGAACAGGGAG aaataaatgaaaagaaaactgctgAGGAAGAAGAGCTTGCTGCAGAAAAGCTGAAAGCCCTGAATGTCGTGCATAGTGTTTTGCACATCAGCTTAAGCAATTCTACAAGCAAAGGATCAGTAGCTGCTAAGAAATTTAA GGACATCATACGTTACGATCCAACAAGGCATGACCATGCCActtatgaaagaaagagagatgatAAACCAAAAGAAAG atttaaaacaaatattccaAACTACAAAAGATACCACTGA
- the NOL8 gene encoding nucleolar protein 8 isoform X1 — protein sequence MKADRETKRLFVGGLSRNISEADLQNQFSRFGEVSDVEIITRKDDQGNPQKVFAYINIRVAEADLKKCMSILNKTKWKGGTLQIQLAKESFLHRLAQEREEAKAKKGKSTTGNTNSLEKMGVVDFHVKAVPGTEVPGHKNWVVSKFGRVLPVLHLKNQYKRKIIKYDPSKYCHNLKKIGEDFTDAIPVSSLTWELEGGSDPMSKKRRGEFSDFHSPAKKIIKVQKNEGSAASLALSPKPSSIMESPHLLQRTAQKTLHEPITPKSPRVPDSDSQKLKNVFFQTFGLETTENRNSMSDDDIDSEDELRLMIAREENLEKTTWSSVNESENDPFEVVRDDFKSDFHRFHTSTGLGIKNNVSCLTSKDNIMGNDCDSDSGDTDEIIAMKKHSGKIKNSIEFSQTEKYVHKKTYLKNGEKCDLSDDCIKVQKRKNKVEIALSHAVRPLNRKSLIESSSSEDADSVSESTESEGDTEYNTMMKNCLHVSLTLADLEQLAGSNQEVPKEDTESSGQETTTKCDRASKRHRTLGGLHKVQQCIHPEEIVASLLEGEEDTHGKQRAKENTLKPKFQAFKGVGCLYGKESVKKSLKESVASNNISKDRNSLKLEDPRNTSMGKLSLNANGPSSKLSPFQHAKKANDSNQIQPQEGQSTFESQGHKVVFPSSSEKRNGNPVSSPLPLKDKKSLSLGVKTPRRGFDEDWTGKLGESSEKRCDLCSCKAPEPSPEVSGSDPQGSKTDVPLSVNSSSDKHAKDKHAEDNQKRLAAVEARQKAKEAQKKLVHSALANLDGHPEDKPTHIVFGSSSESEAEETSTREQSHPGEKLVKESSGKLFDSSDDEESGSEDDSNRFRIKPQFEGRAGQKLMGLQSHFGTDDRFRMDSRFLESDNEEEQGEINEKKTAEEEELAAEKLKALNVVHSVLHISLSNSTSKGSVAAKKFKDIIRYDPTRHDHATYERKRDDKPKESKTKRKKKREEAEKLPEVSKEMYYNIATDLKQIFQTTKDTTEKEDNTSWNEDSDGEKAKVVQDPTALTTGDEQPGGFTFSFFDSDAKNVKKDAVGEAMTSGKPVLYGRGGEKIETYRVEAVKPGKIAWQGDPRFQDSSSEEEDVTEETDDKNPSPGEVSLPEKETTRFFFFSKNDERLHGSDLFWRGVGSNISRNSWEARTNSLRMDCRKKHKDAKRRVKPK from the exons GtatgtctattttaaataaaacaaaatggaaaggtgGAACACTACAGATTCAGCTGGCAAAGGAAAGCTTTTTGCACAG GTTGGCccaagagagagaagaggcaaaagcaaagaaaggaaaatcaacaacAGGCAACACCAACTCGTTAGAAAAGATGGGAGTGGTGGATTTCCATGTGAAAGCTGTGCCAGGGACAGAAGTACCAGGGCACAAA aattggGTTGTGAGTAAATTTGGAAGAGTCTTACCTGTCCTTCACCTGAAGAATCAATATAAACGTAAA ATCATAAAGTATGATCCCTCAAAATACTGCCACAACTTAAAGAAGATAGGGGAGGATTTCACAGATGCTATCCCTGTATCCAGCCTCACTTGGGAATTGGAAGGAGGGAGTGATCCAATGAGTAAGAAACGGCGAGGAGAATTCTCTGACTTTCACAGCCCTGCCAAGAAGATAATAAAAGTGCAGAAAAATGAGGGTTCCGCCGCATCTCTGGCTTTGAGTCCAAAACCTAGTAGCATAATGGAGAGTCCACACTTACTACAACGGACTGCACAAAAAACACTTCATGAGCCCATTACTCCTAAATCACCCCGTGTACCTGATTCTGATAGTCagaaacttaaaaatgtattttttcagacTTTTGGATTAGAAACTACCGAAAACAGAAATAGCATGTCTGATGATGATATTGATTCTGAAGACGAATTAAGACTAATGATTGCAAGAGAGGAAAACTTAGAGAAAACTACATGGTCCTCAGTAAATGAATCTGAAAATGATCCCTTTGAAGTTGTCAGAGAtgattttaaatcagattttcacAGATTTCATACTTCAACAGGTTTAGGCATCAAAAATAATGTCTCTTGCCTCACTAGTAAAGATAATATTATGGGAAACGATTGTGACTCTGATTCAGGAGATACAGATGAAATCATTGCAATGAAAAAACATTCTGGTAAGATCAAAAACAGTATAGAATTTTCACAAACGGAAAAGTATGTGCacaagaaaacttatttgaaaaatggggaaaagtgtGATCTTTCTGATGATTGTAttaaagtacaaaaaagaaaaaacaaagtagagATAGCCCTCAGTCATGCAGTTAGGCCTCTTAATCGTAAATCTCTGATTGAGTCCAGTAGCAGTGAAGATGCTGATTCTGTATCAGAATCAACTGAGTCTGAAGGAGATACAGAGTATAACACCATGATGAAAAACTGTCTCCATGTGAGTCTCACTTTAGCTGATTTGGAACAGTTGGCTGGCAGTAACCAGGAGGTGCCAAAAGAAGATACTGAGAGCAGTGGCCAGGAAACCACCACCAAGTGTGACAGGGCCTCCAAGAGGCACAGGACTCTGGGTGGCCTCCACAAAGTCCAACAGTGTATTCATCCTGAGGAGATTGTGGCTTCCCTTTTAGAAGGAGAAGAGGACACACATGGAAAACAGAGAGCaaaggaaaatactttaaaaccAAAATTCCAGGCTTTCAAGGGAGTGGGCTGTCTCTATGGAAAGGAATCGGTGAAAAAATCCTTGAAAGAGAGTGTTGCCTCTAACAATATTAGTAAAGATCGTAATTCTTTGAAACTTGAGGATCCCAGGAACACGTCCATGGGAAAACTGTCCCTGAATGCTAATGGCCCATCAAGTAAACTGTCTCCTTTCCAACATGCAAAGAAGGCAAATGACTCAAACCAAATTCAGCCTCAAGAGGGACAGTCTACTTTTGAGAGCCAGGGCCACAAGGTAGTGTTCCCTAGCAGTTCCGAAAAGCGAAATGGAAATCCTGTTTCTAGTCCGTTGCCACTAAAAGATAAGAAATCTTTAAGTCTTGGTGTCAAGACTCCCAGGAGAGGTTTTGATGAAGACTGGACTGGAAAGTTAGGAGAGAGCTCCGAAAAGAGGTGTGATCTGTGCAGCTGCAAGGCCCCTGAGCCATCACCAGAGGTCTCTGGAAGCGACCCTCAGGGAAGCAAAACTGACGTCCCCCTTTCTGTTAATAGTTCATCAGACAAGCATGCTAAGGATAAGCATGCTGAAGATAACCAGAAGCGCCTGGCAGCCGTAGAGGCGAGGCAGAAAGCAAAGGAAGCACAGAAGAAGCTGGTTCACAGTGCTCTGGCAAATTTG GATGGTCATCCAGAGGACAAGCCAACACACATCGTCTTTGGTTCCAGCAGTGAAAGTGAAGCAGAGGAGACATCCACTCGTGAGCAAAGCCATCCAGGAGAGAAACTGGTAAAA GAGTCCTCTGGGAAGCTCTTTGACAGCAGCGATGATGAGGAATCTGGTTCCGAAGATGACAGCAACAGGTTCAGAATTAAACCTCAGTTTGAGGGCAGGGCTGGACAGAAG CTCATGGGTTTGCAGTCCCACTTTGGCACTGATGACAGATTTCGCATGGACTCCCGATTTCTAGAAAGCGATAATGAAGAGGAACAGGGAG aaataaatgaaaagaaaactgctgAGGAAGAAGAGCTTGCTGCAGAAAAGCTGAAAGCCCTGAATGTCGTGCATAGTGTTTTGCACATCAGCTTAAGCAATTCTACAAGCAAAGGATCAGTAGCTGCTAAGAAATTTAA GGACATCATACGTTACGATCCAACAAGGCATGACCATGCCActtatgaaagaaagagagatgatAAACCAAAAGAAAG TAAAACAAAacgaaagaagaaaagggaggaagctGAGAAGCTACCTGAGGTATCTAAAGAAATGTATTATAACATTGCTacagatttaaaacaaatattccaAACTACAAAAGATACCACTGAAAAGGAAGACAACACATCTTGGAATGAGGACTCTGATGGAGAGAAAGCCAAGGTGGTCCAGGACCCTACAGCTCTGACTACTGGAGATGAACAGCCTGGCGGGTTCACATTCTCTTTTTTTGATTCAGAtgctaaaaatgtaaagaaag ATGCAGTTGGAGAAGCCATGACTTCAGGAAAGCCAGTGCTATATGgtaggggaggggaaaaaatag AGACCTATAGAGTTGAGGCAGTGAAACCTGGGAAGATTGCCTGGCAGGGAGACCCTCGTTTCCAAGACAGCAGTTCAGAAGAGGAAGATGTTACTGAAGAAACAGATGACAAAAACCCCAGCCCTGG aGAAGTATCATTACCTGAGAAGGAGACcactagatttttctttttctctaagaatGATGAAAGACTTCACG gTTCTGACTTATTCTGGAGAGGAGTGGGAAGTAATATTAGCAGGAATTCTTGGGAGGCCAGAACAAACAGCTTGCGTATG GACTGTCGGAAGAAACATAAAGATGCCAAAAGGAGAGTGaaaccaaaataa
- the NOL8 gene encoding nucleolar protein 8 isoform X3, producing MKADRETKRLFVGGLSRNISEADLQNQFSRFGEVSDVEIITRKDDQGNPQKVFAYINIRVAEADLKKCMSILNKTKWKGGTLQIQLAKESFLHRLAQEREEAKAKKGKSTTGNTNSLEKMGVVDFHVKAVPGTEVPGHKNWVVSKFGRVLPVLHLKNQYKRKIIKYDPSKYCHNLKKIGEDFTDAIPVSSLTWELEGGSDPMSKKRRGEFSDFHSPAKKIIKVQKNEGSAASLALSPKPSSIMESPHLLQRTAQKTLHEPITPKSPRVPDSDSQKLKNVFFQTFGLETTENRNSMSDDDIDSEDELRLMIAREENLEKTTWSSVNESENDPFEVVRDDFKSDFHRFHTSTGLGIKNNVSCLTSKDNIMGNDCDSDSGDTDEIIAMKKHSGKIKNSIEFSQTEKYVHKKTYLKNGEKCDLSDDCIKVQKRKNKVEIALSHAVRPLNRKSLIESSSSEDADSVSESTESEGDTEYNTMMKNCLHVSLTLADLEQLAGSNQEVPKEDTESSGQETTTKCDRASKRHRTLGGLHKVQQCIHPEEIVASLLEGEEDTHGKQRAKENTLKPKFQAFKGVGCLYGKESVKKSLKESVASNNISKDRNSLKLEDPRNTSMGKLSLNANGPSSKLSPFQHAKKANDSNQIQPQEGQSTFESQGHKVVFPSSSEKRNGNPVSSPLPLKDKKSLSLGVKTPRRGFDEDWTGKLGESSEKRCDLCSCKAPEPSPEVSGSDPQGSKTDVPLSVNSSSDKHAKDKHAEDNQKRLAAVEARQKAKEAQKKLVHSALANLDGHPEDKPTHIVFGSSSESEAEETSTREQSHPGEKLVKESSGKLFDSSDDEESGSEDDSNRFRIKPQFEGRAGQKLMGLQSHFGTDDRFRMDSRFLESDNEEEQGEINEKKTAEEEELAAEKLKALNVVHSVLHISLSNSTSKGSVAAKKFKDIIRYDPTRHDHATYERKRDDKPKESKTKRKKKREEAEKLPEVSKEMYYNIATDLKQIFQTTKDTTEKEDNTSWNEDSDGEKAKVVQDPTALTTGDEQPGGFTFSFFDSDAKNVKKETYRVEAVKPGKIAWQGDPRFQDSSSEEEDVTEETDDKNPSPGEVSLPEKETTRFFFFSKNDERLHGSDLFWRGVGSNISRNSWEARTNSLRMDCRKKHKDAKRRVKPK from the exons GtatgtctattttaaataaaacaaaatggaaaggtgGAACACTACAGATTCAGCTGGCAAAGGAAAGCTTTTTGCACAG GTTGGCccaagagagagaagaggcaaaagcaaagaaaggaaaatcaacaacAGGCAACACCAACTCGTTAGAAAAGATGGGAGTGGTGGATTTCCATGTGAAAGCTGTGCCAGGGACAGAAGTACCAGGGCACAAA aattggGTTGTGAGTAAATTTGGAAGAGTCTTACCTGTCCTTCACCTGAAGAATCAATATAAACGTAAA ATCATAAAGTATGATCCCTCAAAATACTGCCACAACTTAAAGAAGATAGGGGAGGATTTCACAGATGCTATCCCTGTATCCAGCCTCACTTGGGAATTGGAAGGAGGGAGTGATCCAATGAGTAAGAAACGGCGAGGAGAATTCTCTGACTTTCACAGCCCTGCCAAGAAGATAATAAAAGTGCAGAAAAATGAGGGTTCCGCCGCATCTCTGGCTTTGAGTCCAAAACCTAGTAGCATAATGGAGAGTCCACACTTACTACAACGGACTGCACAAAAAACACTTCATGAGCCCATTACTCCTAAATCACCCCGTGTACCTGATTCTGATAGTCagaaacttaaaaatgtattttttcagacTTTTGGATTAGAAACTACCGAAAACAGAAATAGCATGTCTGATGATGATATTGATTCTGAAGACGAATTAAGACTAATGATTGCAAGAGAGGAAAACTTAGAGAAAACTACATGGTCCTCAGTAAATGAATCTGAAAATGATCCCTTTGAAGTTGTCAGAGAtgattttaaatcagattttcacAGATTTCATACTTCAACAGGTTTAGGCATCAAAAATAATGTCTCTTGCCTCACTAGTAAAGATAATATTATGGGAAACGATTGTGACTCTGATTCAGGAGATACAGATGAAATCATTGCAATGAAAAAACATTCTGGTAAGATCAAAAACAGTATAGAATTTTCACAAACGGAAAAGTATGTGCacaagaaaacttatttgaaaaatggggaaaagtgtGATCTTTCTGATGATTGTAttaaagtacaaaaaagaaaaaacaaagtagagATAGCCCTCAGTCATGCAGTTAGGCCTCTTAATCGTAAATCTCTGATTGAGTCCAGTAGCAGTGAAGATGCTGATTCTGTATCAGAATCAACTGAGTCTGAAGGAGATACAGAGTATAACACCATGATGAAAAACTGTCTCCATGTGAGTCTCACTTTAGCTGATTTGGAACAGTTGGCTGGCAGTAACCAGGAGGTGCCAAAAGAAGATACTGAGAGCAGTGGCCAGGAAACCACCACCAAGTGTGACAGGGCCTCCAAGAGGCACAGGACTCTGGGTGGCCTCCACAAAGTCCAACAGTGTATTCATCCTGAGGAGATTGTGGCTTCCCTTTTAGAAGGAGAAGAGGACACACATGGAAAACAGAGAGCaaaggaaaatactttaaaaccAAAATTCCAGGCTTTCAAGGGAGTGGGCTGTCTCTATGGAAAGGAATCGGTGAAAAAATCCTTGAAAGAGAGTGTTGCCTCTAACAATATTAGTAAAGATCGTAATTCTTTGAAACTTGAGGATCCCAGGAACACGTCCATGGGAAAACTGTCCCTGAATGCTAATGGCCCATCAAGTAAACTGTCTCCTTTCCAACATGCAAAGAAGGCAAATGACTCAAACCAAATTCAGCCTCAAGAGGGACAGTCTACTTTTGAGAGCCAGGGCCACAAGGTAGTGTTCCCTAGCAGTTCCGAAAAGCGAAATGGAAATCCTGTTTCTAGTCCGTTGCCACTAAAAGATAAGAAATCTTTAAGTCTTGGTGTCAAGACTCCCAGGAGAGGTTTTGATGAAGACTGGACTGGAAAGTTAGGAGAGAGCTCCGAAAAGAGGTGTGATCTGTGCAGCTGCAAGGCCCCTGAGCCATCACCAGAGGTCTCTGGAAGCGACCCTCAGGGAAGCAAAACTGACGTCCCCCTTTCTGTTAATAGTTCATCAGACAAGCATGCTAAGGATAAGCATGCTGAAGATAACCAGAAGCGCCTGGCAGCCGTAGAGGCGAGGCAGAAAGCAAAGGAAGCACAGAAGAAGCTGGTTCACAGTGCTCTGGCAAATTTG GATGGTCATCCAGAGGACAAGCCAACACACATCGTCTTTGGTTCCAGCAGTGAAAGTGAAGCAGAGGAGACATCCACTCGTGAGCAAAGCCATCCAGGAGAGAAACTGGTAAAA GAGTCCTCTGGGAAGCTCTTTGACAGCAGCGATGATGAGGAATCTGGTTCCGAAGATGACAGCAACAGGTTCAGAATTAAACCTCAGTTTGAGGGCAGGGCTGGACAGAAG CTCATGGGTTTGCAGTCCCACTTTGGCACTGATGACAGATTTCGCATGGACTCCCGATTTCTAGAAAGCGATAATGAAGAGGAACAGGGAG aaataaatgaaaagaaaactgctgAGGAAGAAGAGCTTGCTGCAGAAAAGCTGAAAGCCCTGAATGTCGTGCATAGTGTTTTGCACATCAGCTTAAGCAATTCTACAAGCAAAGGATCAGTAGCTGCTAAGAAATTTAA GGACATCATACGTTACGATCCAACAAGGCATGACCATGCCActtatgaaagaaagagagatgatAAACCAAAAGAAAG TAAAACAAAacgaaagaagaaaagggaggaagctGAGAAGCTACCTGAGGTATCTAAAGAAATGTATTATAACATTGCTacagatttaaaacaaatattccaAACTACAAAAGATACCACTGAAAAGGAAGACAACACATCTTGGAATGAGGACTCTGATGGAGAGAAAGCCAAGGTGGTCCAGGACCCTACAGCTCTGACTACTGGAGATGAACAGCCTGGCGGGTTCACATTCTCTTTTTTTGATTCAGAtgctaaaaatgtaaagaaag AGACCTATAGAGTTGAGGCAGTGAAACCTGGGAAGATTGCCTGGCAGGGAGACCCTCGTTTCCAAGACAGCAGTTCAGAAGAGGAAGATGTTACTGAAGAAACAGATGACAAAAACCCCAGCCCTGG aGAAGTATCATTACCTGAGAAGGAGACcactagatttttctttttctctaagaatGATGAAAGACTTCACG gTTCTGACTTATTCTGGAGAGGAGTGGGAAGTAATATTAGCAGGAATTCTTGGGAGGCCAGAACAAACAGCTTGCGTATG GACTGTCGGAAGAAACATAAAGATGCCAAAAGGAGAGTGaaaccaaaataa